The following are from one region of the Nitratidesulfovibrio sp. genome:
- a CDS encoding glycosyltransferase: MTEHSPTPLRVMQIFSTYKNFIDVFYAQSPEMALRDSGTQTDALYRYGFFAPHCVTPHTTELGCASELTFSNAEPLQRAWIKEQGLAAPGKEQWEADIIRMRVDAFKPDILYVYSPYTFNGALRDSLKHQPRLVVSWRCATVRTNWDWSGVDVLLTSLPSIMEQAPRLGARAVEMFSPGFPLSAVRDLSAIPQDTDVVFVGTLTGTRRIAMLDAVAKAATQYGFSLSLHLSGNFSNLTPAMVPHLKPAVFGMNALRCLRRGRMVLDSRTPVFLSDRHGYPIEDISQDDNCSMRLFEATGCGALVLALDGVSRWFEWDKEIVAYKDNQELVDKIRHYLAHPEERDRIAAAGQRRCLEDYNMKRNAQRFLDIAEKHMANPAPRQRHMEVVSPNTPKQCDAASMCGEIFANEYLRGLGWFSSYQRQAIVDGKGAPLPWLTYPAVELLEERAPYGGNVFEFGCGSSTLWWARRARRVVAVEHDEAWFTTMRAQFPANVRPIFQRLERGGDYCKTLRNIRNIKFDVIVIDGRDRVNCAYNCLESISETGVIIFDNTERDYYMPGREYLKKAGFRELRLPGLASMVLQTASCTSIFYRDGNCLGL, from the coding sequence ATGACCGAGCACTCTCCGACCCCCTTGCGGGTCATGCAGATATTCTCGACCTACAAGAATTTCATCGACGTATTCTACGCCCAGTCGCCCGAAATGGCCCTGCGCGACAGCGGAACACAGACGGACGCGCTGTACCGCTACGGGTTCTTCGCCCCGCACTGCGTCACGCCCCATACCACGGAGCTGGGCTGTGCGTCCGAGCTTACCTTTTCCAACGCGGAGCCCCTGCAACGTGCCTGGATAAAGGAGCAAGGGCTTGCAGCGCCCGGAAAGGAACAATGGGAAGCTGACATCATCCGCATGCGGGTGGACGCCTTCAAGCCGGACATCCTTTACGTGTACAGCCCGTACACGTTCAACGGCGCCCTCCGGGACAGCCTGAAGCACCAGCCGCGCCTTGTCGTCAGTTGGCGGTGCGCCACGGTGCGTACCAACTGGGACTGGTCGGGGGTCGATGTGCTGCTCACCAGCTTGCCCAGCATCATGGAGCAGGCGCCCAGGCTGGGAGCCCGTGCGGTTGAAATGTTCTCGCCGGGCTTTCCGCTGAGCGCGGTGCGGGATCTGTCGGCCATTCCGCAGGATACGGACGTCGTCTTCGTGGGTACCCTGACGGGGACGCGCCGCATCGCCATGCTGGATGCCGTGGCCAAGGCCGCGACACAGTACGGATTTTCACTGTCGCTGCACCTTTCGGGCAACTTCAGCAACCTGACCCCGGCCATGGTGCCGCACCTCAAGCCCGCCGTCTTCGGCATGAACGCCCTGCGCTGCCTGCGGCGTGGACGCATGGTGCTCGACTCGCGCACTCCCGTCTTTCTTTCGGACAGGCATGGCTACCCCATCGAGGATATCAGCCAGGACGACAATTGCAGCATGCGTCTGTTCGAAGCCACGGGGTGCGGTGCGTTGGTGCTTGCGCTGGACGGCGTTTCCCGTTGGTTCGAGTGGGACAAGGAAATCGTGGCGTACAAGGACAACCAGGAACTGGTGGACAAGATTCGCCATTACCTGGCCCATCCCGAAGAGCGCGATCGCATCGCCGCCGCCGGGCAGCGCCGCTGCCTGGAAGACTACAACATGAAGCGCAACGCGCAGCGGTTCCTGGACATCGCCGAAAAGCACATGGCAAACCCCGCGCCCCGGCAGCGGCACATGGAAGTGGTGTCTCCCAATACGCCCAAGCAGTGCGATGCCGCATCCATGTGTGGCGAGATATTCGCGAACGAGTACCTTCGGGGTCTCGGGTGGTTTTCCAGCTACCAGCGGCAGGCCATCGTGGACGGGAAGGGCGCCCCGCTGCCATGGCTCACCTACCCTGCGGTGGAGTTGCTGGAAGAACGTGCGCCATATGGCGGAAACGTTTTCGAATTTGGTTGCGGCAGCAGTACGTTGTGGTGGGCCAGGCGGGCGCGCCGTGTTGTCGCCGTGGAGCACGACGAAGCGTGGTTCACTACCATGCGGGCACAGTTTCCTGCCAACGTCAGGCCGATATTCCAGCGCCTCGAAAGGGGTGGGGACTACTGCAAGACGTTGCGCAATATTCGCAACATCAAGTTCGACGTCATCGTCATCGACGGGCGCGATCGCGTCAATTGCGCGTACAACTGCCTTGAATCCATTTCTGAAACAGGCGTGATCATTTTTGATAACACGGAGCGGGACTACTACATGCCCGGGCGGGAATATCTGAAAAAGGCAGGGTTCAGGGAGTTGCGTCTTCCCGGCCTTGCTTCGATGGTGTTGCAGACAGCGAGTTGCACGTCCATCTTCTATCGGGACGGAAACTGCCTCGGCCTGTAG
- the malQ gene encoding 4-alpha-glucanotransferase — protein MFRRRTCFKEHAMTRPVRASGILLHITSLPSAFGIGDLGPAARAFARLLAGAGQTVWQFLPLAPTSTFIGNSPYSSPSAFAGNTLLVSPERMAEEGFVSWADVDAGTEQFRDVSHDPIRFEAVEAHRRILLRAAWERNRHQLGMDTAYLRFCRGNAHWLDDYARFTVLKERFGGAAWTTWDEPFARRHPDALTLLDAQEVAALDHVRFCQYLFFRQWYDLRAACTDLGVRLVGDVPIYVTHDSADVWANPGYFRLDEDFAPTHVAGVPPDYFSATGQRWGNPVYDWDALRRDGFGWWVRRVAHNLRMADIVRLDHFRGFAGYWEIPAEEETAINGRWVDAPGMELFGTLARRFTALPLIAEDLGVITADVRELKATFGLPGMKVLQFGFGGDPADNPDVPFRHEARSVVYTGTHDNAPTRAWFEAAPAHERARVEEYVGHAIAPHEAPGVLLRLAMGSVAELAVAPVQDVLGLGAEARMNTPSVAAGNWAWRMTPEQMDAGLYAELGRLTRLFGR, from the coding sequence ATCTTTCGCCGCCGCACATGTTTCAAGGAGCACGCCATGACCCGACCGGTCCGCGCCAGCGGCATCCTGCTGCACATTACCTCACTGCCCTCGGCCTTCGGCATCGGCGACCTTGGCCCGGCGGCTCGTGCCTTCGCGCGGCTGCTGGCCGGGGCCGGACAGACGGTGTGGCAGTTCCTGCCGCTTGCGCCCACCTCCACGTTCATCGGCAACTCGCCCTATTCCAGCCCCTCGGCCTTCGCGGGCAATACCCTGCTGGTCAGCCCCGAACGCATGGCCGAAGAAGGCTTTGTCTCGTGGGCCGACGTGGACGCCGGGACGGAACAGTTCCGGGACGTGTCGCACGATCCGATCCGGTTCGAAGCCGTGGAGGCACACCGCCGCATCCTGTTGCGCGCCGCGTGGGAACGCAACCGACACCAACTGGGCATGGACACCGCCTACCTGCGCTTTTGCCGGGGCAACGCCCACTGGCTGGACGACTACGCGCGGTTCACGGTGCTGAAGGAACGCTTCGGCGGGGCAGCCTGGACCACCTGGGACGAGCCCTTCGCCCGCCGCCACCCGGACGCCCTGACCCTGCTGGACGCGCAGGAGGTCGCCGCGCTGGATCACGTGCGCTTCTGCCAGTACCTGTTCTTCCGCCAGTGGTACGACCTGCGGGCCGCCTGCACCGACCTTGGCGTGCGGCTGGTGGGTGACGTGCCCATCTACGTCACCCACGACAGCGCCGATGTGTGGGCCAACCCCGGCTATTTCCGGCTGGACGAGGATTTCGCCCCCACCCACGTGGCAGGGGTGCCCCCGGACTATTTCAGCGCCACGGGCCAACGCTGGGGCAACCCGGTGTACGACTGGGACGCCCTGCGGCGCGACGGCTTTGGCTGGTGGGTGCGCCGTGTGGCGCACAACCTGCGCATGGCCGATATTGTGCGGCTGGACCACTTCCGGGGCTTCGCGGGGTACTGGGAAATACCGGCGGAGGAGGAAACTGCCATCAATGGCCGCTGGGTGGATGCGCCGGGCATGGAACTGTTCGGCACGCTGGCCCGGCGGTTCACGGCGCTGCCGCTCATTGCCGAGGATCTGGGCGTGATCACCGCCGACGTGCGCGAATTGAAGGCGACCTTCGGCCTGCCGGGCATGAAGGTGTTGCAGTTCGGCTTTGGCGGCGACCCCGCCGACAACCCGGATGTCCCCTTCCGGCACGAGGCGCGCAGCGTTGTCTACACCGGCACCCACGACAACGCGCCCACGCGGGCATGGTTTGAAGCTGCCCCGGCGCATGAGCGGGCGCGGGTGGAAGAATACGTCGGGCACGCCATTGCCCCGCACGAGGCCCCCGGCGTGCTGCTGCGCCTGGCCATGGGCAGCGTGGCGGAACTGGCCGTGGCCCCGGTGCAGGACGTGCTGGGGCTGGGGGCAGAGGCGCGCATGAACACCCCTTCGGTGGCGGCGGGCAACTGGGCCTGGCGGATGACGCCGGAACAGATGGACGCCGGACTGTACGCGGAACTGGGACGGTTGACGCGGTTGTTCGGGCGGTAG
- a CDS encoding Gfo/Idh/MocA family oxidoreductase, whose product MNDVIRIALVGCGRISKRHCELLGGGMIQGASLAAVCDIRPERAEAAGAQWKVPAFTDMHEMMRFLKDDVDAVAVLTESGNHARHTLELAPYGKHIIVEKPMALTLDDADAMIHACDSNGIKLFVIKQNRFNLPVQKLREALEAGRFGRLVLGTVRVRWCRTQAYYDQDAWRGTWALDGGVLSNQASHHLDLLEWMMGDVESVFAKSTRALVDIEAEDTAVVVLRFRNGALGIIEATNATRPKDLEGSLSVLGELGNVVIGGYAVNKIESWAFSRPLPSDEDVMANYSTNPPDVYGFGHRSYYEHIVKCLNTGGKMLVDGLEGRRSLELIMAIYESVETGKEVFLRFAPRKCRLGIGHPR is encoded by the coding sequence GTGAATGACGTGATACGAATAGCTCTGGTCGGATGCGGTCGCATTTCCAAGCGGCATTGCGAATTGCTGGGTGGGGGAATGATTCAGGGGGCAAGCCTTGCCGCCGTCTGCGACATCCGTCCCGAAAGGGCCGAGGCCGCTGGCGCCCAATGGAAGGTGCCCGCCTTTACCGACATGCACGAGATGATGCGCTTCCTGAAGGACGATGTGGACGCCGTGGCGGTGCTTACGGAAAGCGGCAACCACGCCCGCCACACCCTGGAATTGGCCCCCTACGGAAAACACATCATCGTCGAAAAACCCATGGCCCTCACCCTGGATGATGCGGACGCCATGATCCACGCCTGCGACTCCAACGGCATCAAGCTGTTCGTCATCAAGCAGAACCGGTTCAACCTGCCGGTGCAGAAACTGCGCGAGGCCCTGGAGGCTGGCAGGTTCGGTCGCCTGGTTCTCGGTACGGTGCGGGTACGCTGGTGCCGTACGCAGGCCTATTACGACCAGGATGCATGGCGGGGCACCTGGGCTCTTGACGGCGGGGTGCTGTCCAACCAGGCCAGCCATCACCTTGATCTGCTGGAATGGATGATGGGTGACGTGGAAAGCGTGTTCGCCAAAAGCACGCGGGCGCTGGTGGACATAGAGGCGGAGGACACGGCCGTGGTGGTGCTGCGGTTCCGCAATGGAGCGCTCGGCATCATAGAGGCCACCAATGCAACCCGCCCCAAGGATCTTGAAGGATCATTGTCGGTACTGGGCGAACTCGGAAACGTCGTCATCGGCGGGTACGCCGTCAACAAGATCGAAAGCTGGGCGTTCTCCCGTCCCCTGCCCAGCGATGAAGACGTGATGGCGAACTATTCGACCAACCCGCCTGACGTGTATGGCTTTGGTCACCGCAGCTACTACGAACACATCGTCAAATGCCTGAACACGGGCGGCAAGATGCTGGTGGACGGTCTGGAAGGCCGCCGCAGTCTGGAATTGATCATGGCCATCTACGAATCCGTCGAAACCGGAAAGGAAGTCTTCCTGCGGTTTGCCCCCCGCAAGTGCCGTCTGGGCATCGGTCACCCCAGGTAG
- a CDS encoding Gfo/Idh/MocA family oxidoreductase, producing MIGLIGYGLVGSRLARSFSGLGVLSMVCDSNPEALRHAATALPGIVVVGDEDALLADPRVRAVVMSQPVAGHMSFARKVLETGRHLYAAPSAAFDVDDCRKLQELATARGMVFTPGFLSQHDPGVARLAGLAQDGSLGRVVSVVARTVAAPETEPEWGDPAAEDIAAILRIVDHVPVVLPPAERGESQGDVTVLAFPSGPVAHVFAPKPGSQPMREIVVVGEAATAAWRIDAMGQGVVTVSGGVSRERVEFPRESALEQACAAFVDALRGAVPPSGDKPCWLKALDVLTTLRERGNARQDKPDTSGWAQDAFVHHTSVVDERVTLGEGVRIWHFCHILPDCRIGAHTNVGQNVMIGPGVTVGARCKIQNNVSVYPGVTLEDGVFCGPSMVFTNVHNPRATIPRMDEARATPVRTGATLGANCTIVCGNEIGPYAFVGAGAVVTRPVPSHALVVGNPARRVGWVCRCGVRLDRELQCPACGARYEHAGSGLRGAPGATPETRDATSPEGHP from the coding sequence TTGATCGGACTCATCGGCTACGGCCTTGTGGGAAGCAGGCTGGCCCGCAGCTTCAGTGGGTTGGGGGTCCTGTCCATGGTCTGCGACTCCAACCCGGAAGCCCTGCGTCACGCCGCTACGGCACTGCCGGGCATCGTGGTGGTGGGGGACGAGGATGCTCTTCTCGCCGATCCTCGCGTGCGGGCCGTCGTCATGTCTCAGCCGGTTGCGGGGCACATGTCTTTCGCCCGCAAGGTGCTCGAGACGGGCAGGCACCTGTACGCGGCACCGTCCGCAGCGTTCGACGTCGACGACTGCCGCAAGCTTCAGGAACTGGCGACCGCCCGTGGCATGGTGTTCACCCCGGGTTTTCTTTCGCAACACGACCCCGGCGTGGCTCGTCTTGCCGGGCTGGCACAGGACGGATCCCTGGGGCGTGTCGTTTCCGTCGTGGCCCGTACCGTGGCCGCGCCGGAAACGGAACCGGAGTGGGGCGATCCTGCTGCCGAAGATATTGCGGCCATCCTGCGCATCGTGGATCACGTTCCCGTCGTATTGCCACCCGCAGAGCGGGGCGAATCGCAGGGCGACGTGACGGTGCTGGCCTTTCCTTCCGGACCCGTGGCGCACGTTTTTGCCCCAAAGCCGGGAAGCCAGCCCATGCGCGAGATCGTGGTCGTGGGTGAAGCGGCCACTGCCGCCTGGCGTATCGACGCCATGGGGCAAGGCGTGGTGACGGTTTCCGGGGGCGTATCGCGGGAGCGGGTCGAGTTTCCCCGCGAAAGCGCCCTGGAACAGGCTTGCGCGGCGTTTGTCGATGCACTGCGCGGGGCAGTACCGCCTTCCGGCGACAAACCGTGCTGGTTGAAGGCTCTCGATGTGCTGACGACCCTGCGCGAGCGTGGCAATGCACGGCAGGACAAACCCGATACCAGCGGTTGGGCGCAAGACGCGTTCGTGCATCACACCTCGGTGGTGGATGAGCGCGTCACGCTGGGCGAGGGGGTGCGGATATGGCACTTCTGCCACATCCTGCCCGATTGCCGCATAGGTGCCCATACCAACGTCGGGCAGAACGTCATGATCGGGCCCGGCGTCACCGTGGGTGCGCGCTGCAAGATACAGAACAACGTTTCGGTCTACCCCGGTGTCACCCTGGAGGATGGGGTGTTCTGCGGGCCGAGCATGGTTTTCACCAACGTGCACAATCCCCGCGCCACCATCCCGCGCATGGACGAGGCCCGCGCCACGCCCGTGCGCACCGGTGCGACCCTGGGCGCCAACTGCACCATAGTGTGCGGCAACGAAATCGGCCCTTACGCCTTCGTGGGCGCGGGGGCCGTGGTCACGCGGCCCGTTCCTTCCCATGCCCTGGTCGTGGGCAACCCGGCGCGCCGTGTCGGCTGGGTTTGCCGCTGCGGCGTGCGGCTTGATCGGGAATTGCAGTGCCCGGCCTGCGGCGCCCGGTACGAACATGCAGGCAGCGGTTTGCGCGGCGCACCGGGCGCCACACCGGAAACGCGCGACGCCACGAGCCCGGAGGGCCACCCATGA
- the glmS gene encoding glutamine--fructose-6-phosphate transaminase (isomerizing) produces MCGIIGYAGHRPAVPLIIEGLRRLEYRGYDSAGVAFVQNRELVTVRAEGKLSALDEKLASCPNTVATTGMGHTRWATHGIPVERNAHPHKSNDGGLAIVHNGIIENYAELKADLAAKGYVFHSETDTEVLANLISEGRKHNATMLDAFAWALRQAHGAYAVALTTPEEPEVLYAARLSAPLILGVGTGENFVASDIPAFLPYTRDVVFLEDGELVRIDANAWKVMRIADLSPVEKTVNHIQWDMQAAQKGGYKHFMLKEIFEQPKVITDCLAGRVDWNRMEVTLPELAALPVPKRLHIVACGTSYHAGMWGKHLLESWARVPVNVEIASEFRYRDIILDPADMVLVISQSGETADTLAALRIAREHGVKVAGLCNVVGSSIAREADAVIYTQAGPEISVASTKAMCSQMVLLTLMALHWGRSTGALSETVRANVLQTLRKLPDQLETVLPAMRDEAQVLARTYSKAKSFFYLGRGHCFPLALEGALKLKEISYIHAEGYASGEMKHGPIALIDPDFPTFALALNDELFPKVKSNIEEVQARRGKIIALTNPGVELKVDHPWSIPDAWGPMAAFLVLPALQLFSYEAADYLGKDVDQPRNLAKSVTVE; encoded by the coding sequence ATGTGCGGCATCATCGGATACGCCGGTCATCGTCCCGCCGTTCCCCTCATCATAGAAGGCCTGCGCCGCCTGGAATACCGGGGCTACGACTCGGCGGGGGTCGCCTTTGTCCAGAACCGCGAACTGGTCACCGTGCGCGCCGAGGGCAAGCTTTCCGCCCTTGACGAAAAGCTGGCGTCCTGTCCCAACACCGTGGCCACCACGGGCATGGGGCACACCCGCTGGGCCACCCACGGCATTCCCGTGGAACGCAACGCCCACCCGCACAAGTCCAACGACGGCGGCCTCGCCATCGTGCACAACGGCATCATCGAGAACTACGCGGAACTGAAGGCCGACCTTGCCGCCAAGGGCTACGTCTTCCATTCCGAAACCGACACCGAAGTGCTGGCCAACCTCATTTCCGAGGGCCGCAAGCACAACGCGACCATGCTCGACGCCTTTGCCTGGGCGCTGCGCCAGGCCCACGGGGCCTACGCCGTGGCCCTGACCACGCCCGAAGAGCCGGAAGTGCTCTACGCCGCGCGCCTGTCCGCCCCGCTGATCCTGGGCGTGGGCACCGGCGAGAACTTCGTGGCGTCCGACATCCCCGCCTTCCTGCCCTACACCCGCGACGTGGTGTTCCTGGAAGACGGCGAACTGGTGCGCATAGACGCCAACGCGTGGAAGGTCATGCGCATCGCCGACCTTTCGCCGGTGGAAAAGACCGTCAACCACATCCAGTGGGACATGCAGGCGGCCCAGAAGGGCGGCTACAAGCACTTCATGCTCAAGGAAATCTTCGAGCAGCCCAAGGTCATCACCGACTGCCTTGCGGGCCGCGTGGACTGGAACCGCATGGAAGTGACCCTGCCGGAACTGGCCGCGCTGCCCGTGCCCAAACGGTTGCACATCGTGGCCTGCGGCACCTCGTACCATGCGGGCATGTGGGGCAAGCACCTGCTGGAAAGCTGGGCCCGCGTGCCGGTGAACGTGGAAATCGCCTCTGAATTCCGCTACCGCGACATCATCCTGGACCCGGCGGACATGGTGCTGGTCATCAGCCAGTCGGGCGAAACGGCGGACACCCTGGCCGCCCTGCGCATAGCGCGGGAGCACGGGGTGAAGGTGGCGGGCCTGTGCAACGTGGTGGGTTCGTCCATCGCGCGCGAGGCGGACGCGGTCATCTACACCCAGGCCGGGCCGGAAATCAGCGTGGCCTCTACCAAGGCCATGTGCAGCCAGATGGTGCTGCTGACCCTGATGGCCCTGCACTGGGGCCGCAGCACCGGCGCCCTTTCCGAAACGGTGCGCGCCAACGTGTTGCAAACCCTCAGGAAGCTGCCGGACCAGTTGGAAACCGTGCTGCCCGCCATGCGCGACGAGGCGCAGGTGCTGGCCCGCACCTACTCCAAGGCCAAGAGCTTCTTCTACCTGGGGCGTGGCCACTGCTTCCCGCTGGCACTGGAAGGCGCCCTGAAGCTGAAGGAAATCTCGTACATCCATGCAGAGGGCTACGCATCCGGCGAAATGAAGCATGGCCCCATCGCGCTCATCGACCCGGATTTTCCCACCTTTGCCCTGGCGCTCAACGACGAGCTGTTCCCCAAGGTGAAGTCCAACATCGAAGAAGTGCAGGCCCGGCGCGGCAAGATCATTGCCCTGACCAACCCCGGCGTGGAACTGAAGGTGGACCACCCCTGGTCCATCCCCGACGCTTGGGGGCCCATGGCCGCCTTTCTGGTGCTGCCCGCCCTGCAACTGTTCAGCTACGAGGCCGCCGATTACCTCGGCAAGGACGTGGACCAGCCGCGCAACCTCGCCAAGAGCGTGACGGTGGAATAG
- a CDS encoding GNAT family N-acetyltransferase has product MIKLDAAYHQPFTFAVAPACTAHQDRLARCLRLEAACFAAWPAQEEERRGNLLLRAAGGYSMRINSGVPLLPAGTGVAWDEGHVRDAEAWFAARGLPAQFRVPEPLEGEATECAAEMAGRAATVAPHCDAGCGLDPVLAAMGYTATDPTLVQELNLVNWAEGAETAPHGSAVRSVTTSTVPTTPSPSRQCAMVDHAAWLAAEGAVRGRTGSATENPVLRILLATLGSAGMTWLLSVNGQPAVCGLGVRTGDDYGIFAVVARPDLRRQGHGRALVAAMLMAARREGARNAWLQVGQGNAPARALYEGLGFTTSYGYWYRVLR; this is encoded by the coding sequence GTGATCAAGCTCGATGCCGCATACCACCAGCCCTTCACTTTCGCGGTAGCCCCGGCGTGTACCGCCCATCAGGATCGGCTGGCCCGCTGCCTGCGGCTGGAGGCGGCCTGCTTCGCCGCGTGGCCCGCGCAGGAGGAAGAACGGCGGGGCAACCTGCTGCTGCGCGCGGCCGGGGGCTATTCCATGCGCATCAACAGCGGCGTGCCGTTGCTGCCTGCGGGCACTGGCGTTGCGTGGGACGAAGGCCACGTGCGTGATGCCGAGGCATGGTTCGCCGCGCGGGGCCTGCCCGCGCAATTCAGGGTGCCGGAGCCGCTGGAAGGCGAGGCGACGGAATGCGCTGCCGAAATGGCCGGACGCGCCGCAACGGTGGCACCCCATTGCGACGCGGGATGCGGCCTTGATCCCGTGCTGGCCGCCATGGGCTACACCGCCACCGACCCCACGCTGGTGCAGGAACTGAACCTGGTGAACTGGGCCGAGGGCGCGGAAACCGCCCCCCATGGTTCCGCAGTCCGGTCCGTGACAACGTCCACCGTGCCCACCACGCCCTCACCATCCCGGCAGTGCGCCATGGTGGACCACGCCGCATGGCTGGCCGCAGAGGGTGCAGTGCGTGGCCGCACCGGCAGCGCCACGGAAAATCCCGTGCTGCGCATTCTGCTGGCCACCCTTGGTTCCGCCGGTATGACATGGCTGCTGTCCGTGAACGGGCAGCCCGCCGTCTGCGGCCTTGGGGTGCGCACGGGCGACGATTACGGCATCTTCGCCGTGGTGGCCCGCCCGGACCTGCGGCGGCAAGGCCACGGACGCGCACTGGTTGCCGCCATGCTGATGGCTGCCCGGCGTGAGGGCGCACGCAACGCCTGGTTGCAGGTGGGGCAGGGCAATGCGCCCGCCCGCGCGCTGTACGAGGGGCTTGGGTTCACCACCAGCTACGGGTACTGGTACCGCGTGCTGCGGTGA
- a CDS encoding DegT/DnrJ/EryC1/StrS family aminotransferase, translating to MIPFIDLKAQFAANEASIRARMNAVLAHGQYILGPEVAELEGRLAAYCGVRHCVGCASGTDALQLALMAESIGPGDAVITTSFSFIATAEVIALLGARPVFVDIDPLTWNLSPAGLAACLEDWNPAWGRPRAVIAVDMFGLPAAYAELASITREHGLLLIEDAAQGFGAAIGGQVACSFGDYAATSFFPAKPLGCYGDGGAVFCNDPDRAGRLRSLRFHGKGGHKYDNVRIGINSRLDTLQAAVLLAKLDVFDAELAARQRIARAYEETLDGAGIIPQRVPHGCRSAWAQYSFLLPPSVVRAEVQEALQAAGVPSMVYYPIPLHLQTAFAHLGYGGGDLPTSEEVSRRILSLPMHPYMTGDDADSIARALMAALA from the coding sequence ATGATTCCGTTCATTGATCTCAAGGCGCAATTCGCGGCCAATGAAGCGTCCATTCGTGCCCGCATGAACGCCGTGCTGGCACACGGGCAATACATTCTCGGCCCGGAGGTCGCGGAACTGGAAGGCCGCCTTGCGGCATATTGCGGCGTGCGCCATTGCGTCGGATGCGCTTCAGGCACGGACGCCCTGCAACTCGCCCTCATGGCCGAATCCATCGGTCCCGGCGATGCGGTCATCACCACCAGCTTTTCCTTCATCGCCACGGCAGAGGTCATCGCGTTGCTGGGTGCTCGTCCGGTGTTCGTGGACATTGATCCCCTGACCTGGAACCTCTCGCCAGCCGGCCTGGCCGCGTGCCTTGAAGACTGGAACCCCGCGTGGGGCCGCCCCCGGGCCGTCATTGCCGTTGACATGTTCGGACTGCCGGCTGCGTATGCCGAACTGGCGTCCATCACGCGCGAGCACGGGCTTCTGCTCATCGAGGACGCCGCGCAGGGCTTCGGGGCCGCCATCGGGGGGCAGGTCGCCTGCTCGTTCGGCGACTATGCCGCCACCAGCTTTTTCCCCGCGAAGCCGTTGGGCTGCTACGGTGATGGCGGCGCCGTCTTCTGCAACGACCCCGACAGGGCAGGCCGCCTGCGCTCCCTGCGTTTTCACGGCAAGGGTGGGCACAAGTACGACAATGTCCGCATTGGGATCAATTCGCGGCTGGATACGTTGCAGGCCGCGGTGCTGCTGGCCAAGCTGGATGTCTTCGACGCGGAACTCGCCGCACGCCAGCGTATTGCCCGAGCGTATGAAGAGACCCTGGATGGTGCCGGTATCATTCCGCAACGCGTTCCGCACGGCTGCCGAAGCGCCTGGGCGCAGTACTCCTTCCTGCTGCCGCCTTCCGTCGTGCGCGCCGAGGTGCAGGAGGCGTTGCAGGCCGCAGGCGTGCCCAGCATGGTGTACTACCCCATCCCCCTGCATCTTCAGACCGCCTTTGCCCACCTTGGCTACGGAGGCGGTGACCTGCCGACGAGTGAAGAGGTAAGCCGACGGATTCTCAGCCTGCCGATGCATCCCTACATGACCGGGGACGACGCCGACAGCATAGCCCGCGCGCTGATGGCCGCCCTGGCCTGA